The Candidatus Zixiibacteriota bacterium genome includes a region encoding these proteins:
- a CDS encoding PKD domain-containing protein — protein MSHPLRFLRRRNLALGALLPALTLLAASSFAQLTAEDIARMQQQAAREGWTFKVSQNEATQYPLEQLCGLKEPPGWRDSARFVPFDDKGPLRPRFDWRETAGGLPPVRNQGSCGSCWAFGTVGPLECNIKIQDGDIVDLSEQWLVSCNRMGWGCDGGWFAHEYHRWSKDACDSSGAVLEQDYPYTASDAPCACPDPHPYKIRDWAFIDSQSGVPSVGAMKLAIYEHGPISVALAVTSPFHAYSGGVFNACSEGTINHAVTLVGWDDTMGDYGVWILRNSWGPGWGDNGYMYIAYGCLQVGYGACYVEYYGGVSFSADVQSGWGPLTVNFSGRSGLNLTDWSWDFGDGHTGAGQYTAHTYTTPGSFTVTVSAYDSLGGLRQISKPGFIAALADTVRPAHLAGSVNSVIQVPVCIRNNAPVQSITLPLTYGGPVDLVLDSWSTEGCRTDYFASVAPTYSHPEAKQATLLLLSSTDGSQPFLPPGEGPILKLYFSIPPQGNYGQVTPLDVSGYLQFSPIFHSPTLDWNPVPLAGSVTLLAQPGDCDGRTGLTIGDVTFLVGFLFRGGPAPDPAEAGDVDCSGAVGIGDITKLVAYMFRDGPAPVMCE, from the coding sequence ATGTCACACCCGTTGCGTTTCCTCCGCCGGCGGAATCTCGCCCTTGGCGCTCTCCTTCCGGCTCTCACCCTTCTTGCTGCCTCCTCGTTCGCTCAGCTCACGGCCGAGGACATCGCCCGCATGCAGCAACAGGCGGCCCGGGAGGGCTGGACTTTCAAGGTCTCCCAGAATGAGGCCACCCAGTATCCCCTCGAGCAGCTCTGCGGCCTTAAAGAGCCCCCCGGTTGGCGCGACTCCGCGCGGTTCGTCCCCTTCGACGACAAGGGGCCGCTCCGCCCCCGCTTTGACTGGCGCGAGACGGCCGGCGGCCTGCCGCCGGTGCGCAACCAGGGCAGCTGCGGCAGTTGCTGGGCTTTCGGGACCGTCGGGCCCCTCGAGTGCAACATCAAGATTCAAGACGGCGACATCGTGGACTTGTCCGAGCAGTGGCTCGTGAGCTGCAACCGCATGGGCTGGGGCTGCGACGGCGGCTGGTTCGCCCACGAATACCATCGCTGGTCCAAGGATGCCTGCGACAGCTCCGGCGCCGTCCTCGAACAGGACTACCCGTACACGGCCTCCGACGCTCCCTGCGCCTGTCCGGACCCTCACCCCTACAAGATCCGCGACTGGGCCTTCATTGACTCCCAGTCCGGCGTCCCGAGCGTCGGCGCCATGAAACTGGCCATCTACGAGCACGGTCCCATTTCCGTGGCCCTCGCCGTCACTTCCCCCTTTCACGCCTATTCGGGCGGCGTGTTCAACGCCTGTTCCGAAGGCACCATCAACCACGCCGTGACGCTCGTCGGATGGGATGACACCATGGGCGACTATGGGGTCTGGATTCTGCGCAATTCGTGGGGACCGGGCTGGGGGGACAACGGCTATATGTACATCGCCTACGGCTGTCTCCAGGTCGGGTACGGCGCGTGTTATGTCGAGTACTACGGCGGGGTGTCCTTCTCGGCCGATGTCCAGTCGGGCTGGGGGCCGCTGACGGTCAACTTCTCCGGCCGCTCCGGCCTCAACCTGACCGACTGGTCCTGGGATTTCGGCGACGGCCACACCGGCGCCGGCCAGTACACCGCCCACACATACACGACTCCGGGGAGCTTCACCGTGACCGTCTCCGCGTACGATTCTCTCGGCGGCCTGCGGCAGATCTCCAAGCCCGGCTTCATCGCCGCTCTCGCCGACACCGTGCGGCCGGCTCACCTTGCCGGATCCGTGAACAGCGTCATCCAGGTCCCGGTCTGCATTCGCAACAACGCCCCGGTCCAGTCGATCACACTCCCGCTGACTTACGGCGGGCCGGTCGACCTCGTACTGGACTCCTGGTCCACCGAGGGTTGCCGCACCGACTACTTCGCCTCCGTCGCCCCCACCTACTCCCACCCGGAGGCAAAGCAGGCGACCCTGCTCCTGCTGTCTTCGACCGACGGCTCCCAACCCTTCCTGCCGCCCGGCGAGGGGCCGATCCTGAAGCTCTATTTCAGTATTCCGCCGCAGGGCAACTACGGTCAGGTTACCCCGCTCGATGTCAGCGGCTACCTGCAATTCTCGCCGATTTTCCACTCGCCGACGTTGGACTGGAACCCCGTCCCGTTGGCCGGCAGCGTCACGCTGCTGGCGCAGCCGGGTGATTGCGACGGCCGCACCGGCCTCACCATCGGCGACGTCACTTTCCTGGTCGGATTCCTCTTCCGCGGCGGGCCGGCGCCCGATCCGGCGGAGGCGGGCGACGTCGACTGCAGCGGCGCTGTGGGGATCGGCGACATCACCAAACTCGTCGCCTACATGTTCCGCGACGGCCCGGCTCCCGTGATGTGCGAATAA
- a CDS encoding flavin reductase family protein — MTDKLRPVTVYDIPDNAFKLIADDWMLITAGGPGAFNTMTASWGGVGELWHRKIAICFVRPTRYTYEFMNRHEFFTLTFFDERYREVLNLCGRRSGRDFDKMGGIGLTPIASPRGSVYFAEARLVLECRKVYTHDLDPARFLDPAIEQEYPRRDYHRMYIGQIETCLRR; from the coding sequence ATGACCGACAAACTTCGACCCGTCACAGTCTATGACATTCCCGACAATGCCTTCAAACTGATCGCCGACGACTGGATGCTCATCACGGCCGGCGGGCCGGGGGCGTTCAACACGATGACCGCCTCGTGGGGCGGGGTGGGGGAGCTATGGCATCGGAAGATCGCCATCTGTTTCGTCCGGCCGACGCGCTACACGTATGAGTTCATGAACCGGCACGAGTTTTTCACTCTGACGTTTTTTGACGAGCGCTACCGGGAAGTGCTCAACCTCTGCGGCCGCCGGTCGGGGCGGGATTTTGACAAAATGGGCGGTATCGGCCTGACGCCAATCGCCTCGCCGCGCGGGTCGGTCTACTTTGCGGAGGCGCGCCTCGTGCTCGAGTGCCGCAAAGTCTACACGCACGATCTCGACCCGGCGCGCTTTCTGGATCCGGCGATCGAGCAGGAATATCCGCGGCGGGATTACCACCGCATGTACATCGGGCAGATCGAAACGTGCCTCCGGCGGTGA
- a CDS encoding DUF401 family protein, translating to MLTTWLGFGISLAVILAVASRTMPAALLAGAFVLGLTTLPWSVFADRVTFTLTDPAVLLLAAAMAMVPMIGGAMRQSGQVDALVRNLRVRQRWLLPLSASMMGLLPMPGGALLSAPIVEKAGGGVPDELKAAINNWFRHLFILIYPLSPALIASSKIAGVDVYAAMLHLLPGSLLSVVLGYFFYLRQVNGPTRREGRFSWAELALPLAVVLAAPVLDFTLKRAAGLGNLATVIGTVTAFGLSAGLSRERIDLTALTRRARPWNFALIIIGMFLYVNVFVASDIRELIAALPLPTLILALAAGFGLGFGTGRVDLSSSIIFPIYLAGAGSVTPSVFALIYAAVFFGYMISPVHPCLVVTSEYFKVPVRKIMRRHAAPTAAVLGIVLTIAGVLLAQ from the coding sequence ATGCTGACGACGTGGCTGGGTTTCGGAATCTCGCTGGCGGTCATTCTGGCGGTCGCCAGCCGCACCATGCCGGCGGCCTTGCTGGCCGGGGCCTTCGTGCTCGGCCTGACCACCCTGCCGTGGAGCGTGTTCGCCGACCGCGTAACCTTCACCCTCACCGATCCGGCGGTGCTCCTCTTGGCGGCGGCGATGGCCATGGTGCCGATGATCGGCGGGGCGATGCGGCAGAGCGGGCAGGTGGACGCGCTCGTGCGCAACCTGCGCGTGCGCCAGCGCTGGCTGCTGCCGCTGTCGGCCTCGATGATGGGGCTTCTGCCGATGCCGGGAGGCGCGCTGCTCTCGGCGCCGATCGTGGAAAAAGCGGGCGGCGGCGTCCCCGACGAGTTGAAGGCGGCGATCAACAACTGGTTCCGCCACCTCTTCATTCTGATCTATCCGCTCAGCCCGGCCCTGATCGCCTCGTCGAAGATCGCCGGCGTCGATGTCTACGCGGCCATGCTGCACCTGCTGCCGGGCTCGCTGCTGTCGGTGGTGCTGGGGTACTTCTTCTACCTCCGCCAGGTGAACGGGCCGACGCGCCGAGAGGGGCGGTTCTCGTGGGCGGAACTGGCGCTGCCGCTGGCCGTGGTGCTCGCGGCCCCGGTGCTCGATTTCACGCTCAAGCGGGCGGCCGGCCTCGGGAACCTGGCGACCGTGATCGGCACGGTGACGGCGTTCGGGCTGTCGGCGGGACTGAGCCGGGAGCGGATCGATCTGACGGCGTTGACGCGGCGGGCGCGGCCCTGGAATTTTGCCCTCATAATCATCGGCATGTTCCTCTACGTAAACGTCTTCGTGGCCTCGGACATTCGGGAGTTGATCGCGGCGCTCCCGCTGCCGACGCTGATTCTCGCGCTGGCCGCCGGATTCGGGCTCGGTTTCGGCACGGGCCGGGTGGACCTGTCGTCTTCGATCATCTTCCCCATCTACCTGGCCGGCGCGGGGTCGGTGACGCCCTCAGTGTTTGCCCTGATTTACGCGGCCGTGTTTTTCGGATACATGATCTCGCCGGTCCACCCCTGCCTGGTGGTCACCAGCGAGTATTTCAAAGTGCCGGTGCGGAAGATTATGCGGCGGCACGCCGCGCCCACGGCCGCCGTGCTGGGGATTGTGCTGACGATCGCCGGTGTGCTGCTGGCGCAGTGA
- a CDS encoding PD40 domain-containing protein, which translates to MRSFISALALALFIGAAAQAEEARLLRFPAVHGDNVAFVYAGDIYTAPRAGGAATRLTSHPGLEIFPRFSPDGAKIAFTGQYDGDMAVYVIPVAGGQPQRLTWHPGLQRTSERMGPENVVMGWNRDGSKVLFRSRKESKSDWEGRTYLVDLKGGMPEPLPMASAGFTSLSPDERKAAYCPIYRDFRTWKRYKGGMAQDVWIYDMEKNVSEKITDWEGTDNVPMWYGDRIYFNSDRTGKLNLYRYDLTTGQVTQVTSFTEYDVRWPSLGDDGIAFENGGYLYVLDLPGEKVAKVSVEVISDRHAMRPEIMEVSDKIGDYDIAPNGKRAVFAARGDIFTVPAKEGNTRALLARSEAREKSVRWSPDGKWIAFYSDISGEEELYLVAHDGSDTVQLTSGNRMQRNDPEWSPDSRMLAFVDMTEAICCVDAATGRVETIDSAEFGGLGGLAWSPDSRYLAYNKAPGVNRIRTIFIYSFDDRRSYQITPGFTHDYSPVFSADGKYLFFISERNFNPILGSYEFSFVNQAIEDLYLIILQSDGASPFRPGQDEGIAEKTEAGAGGEQEKKGKDRDGGPPPEPVKVRIDIEGIFDRQVAFDLPAGNYGNLAALDGAVLYMSFPIRGLRGPVTHDDRTLHKYDLKKKKDYEFARDIGGYRLSADRKCLLVDKDRSYFIVGADGNQADLSEGRLDLSHLSTRVDHVAEYRQMLREVWRGERDFFYDPAMHGVDWDKMWDRYAALLPYAANRYDLTYVIGEMIGELACSHTYTGGGEYAEIPRGKVGLLGADFAVDKISNRYRIARIFRGENFDDDLRSPLTEPGVNIREGEYLLAIDGRELTADIDPYQLTENSLGQRVTLTVNSRPTRAGARDVQVKPIASEGALRYFAWVEDNRRYVDSVSGGRVGYLHIPDMDSYGLYRFTKMFYYQMRKPGLIIDERWNGGGFVSGLILERLRRTLAAAGKGRYGSNWPDPGDAVHAHMVMLMNEFSCSDGDYFPYFFREYKLGPLMGKRTWGGVIGIDGFNRLIDGGYFTVPGFGIYNLQGEWVMENVGVTPDVEVDNLPERLVAGYDDQLDRAIENVLQRLQEDPKTIPAVKGSPTPR; encoded by the coding sequence ATGCGATCATTCATCAGTGCTCTGGCGCTCGCGCTCTTCATCGGCGCGGCGGCACAGGCGGAGGAAGCCCGGCTGCTGCGGTTTCCGGCAGTGCACGGCGACAACGTGGCGTTTGTCTACGCCGGGGACATCTACACGGCGCCGCGGGCCGGCGGGGCGGCCACGCGGCTGACCAGCCATCCCGGACTGGAAATCTTTCCCCGGTTTTCGCCGGACGGCGCGAAGATTGCCTTCACCGGGCAGTATGACGGCGACATGGCCGTGTACGTGATCCCGGTCGCGGGCGGCCAGCCGCAGCGGCTGACCTGGCACCCCGGGCTCCAGCGCACGAGCGAACGCATGGGGCCGGAGAACGTGGTCATGGGCTGGAACCGCGACGGATCGAAGGTGCTGTTCCGATCGCGGAAAGAATCGAAAAGCGACTGGGAGGGGAGGACTTACCTGGTCGATCTGAAAGGGGGAATGCCCGAACCGCTGCCGATGGCGTCGGCGGGGTTCACCAGCCTGTCGCCGGACGAACGCAAAGCGGCCTACTGCCCCATCTACCGGGATTTCCGCACCTGGAAACGCTACAAGGGGGGAATGGCCCAGGACGTGTGGATCTATGACATGGAGAAGAATGTCTCGGAGAAGATCACCGACTGGGAAGGTACGGACAACGTGCCGATGTGGTACGGCGACCGGATTTACTTCAACAGCGACCGCACCGGCAAACTCAACCTGTACCGCTACGACCTGACCACCGGGCAGGTCACGCAGGTGACGTCGTTCACCGAGTACGATGTCCGGTGGCCGAGCCTCGGCGACGACGGGATTGCATTCGAGAACGGCGGCTATCTCTACGTGCTCGACCTGCCGGGGGAGAAGGTAGCCAAGGTATCGGTGGAGGTGATCTCCGACCGGCACGCGATGCGGCCGGAGATCATGGAGGTGTCGGACAAGATCGGCGATTACGATATCGCACCGAACGGCAAGCGGGCGGTGTTCGCGGCCCGCGGGGACATCTTCACCGTGCCCGCCAAGGAGGGAAACACCCGGGCGCTCCTGGCCCGCTCGGAGGCGCGGGAGAAATCGGTCCGGTGGTCGCCCGACGGCAAGTGGATTGCCTTCTACTCGGACATCAGCGGCGAGGAAGAACTGTATCTGGTGGCGCACGACGGAAGCGACACCGTGCAACTCACCAGCGGCAACCGGATGCAGCGGAACGATCCCGAGTGGTCGCCCGACAGCCGCATGCTCGCTTTCGTCGATATGACCGAAGCGATCTGCTGTGTCGACGCCGCCACCGGCCGCGTGGAGACGATCGACTCGGCCGAGTTCGGCGGACTCGGCGGCCTCGCCTGGTCCCCCGACAGCCGCTACCTCGCCTACAACAAGGCGCCCGGCGTGAATCGGATCCGCACGATCTTCATCTACTCCTTTGACGACCGGCGCAGTTACCAGATCACGCCCGGCTTCACCCACGACTACTCGCCCGTGTTTTCAGCGGACGGCAAGTATCTCTTCTTCATCTCCGAGCGGAACTTCAACCCGATCCTCGGGTCGTACGAGTTCTCATTCGTCAACCAGGCGATCGAGGATCTGTACCTGATCATTCTCCAGAGCGACGGCGCGTCGCCGTTCCGGCCGGGACAGGACGAGGGAATCGCGGAGAAGACCGAGGCGGGCGCGGGAGGCGAGCAGGAGAAGAAGGGGAAAGACCGGGACGGCGGGCCGCCGCCGGAGCCGGTGAAGGTCCGGATCGACATCGAGGGAATCTTCGACCGGCAGGTCGCGTTCGACCTCCCGGCCGGCAACTACGGCAACCTGGCGGCCCTCGACGGCGCGGTGCTGTACATGTCCTTCCCCATCCGCGGGCTGCGCGGTCCGGTCACCCACGACGATCGGACGCTCCACAAGTACGACCTGAAGAAGAAGAAGGACTATGAATTCGCCAGGGATATCGGCGGGTACCGCCTGAGCGCCGACCGCAAGTGCCTGCTGGTCGACAAGGACCGGTCGTATTTCATCGTCGGGGCTGACGGCAACCAGGCCGACCTGTCGGAAGGGCGGCTCGATCTGTCGCACCTGAGCACCCGGGTGGACCACGTCGCCGAGTATCGCCAGATGCTCCGCGAAGTCTGGCGCGGAGAGCGCGATTTCTTCTACGACCCCGCCATGCACGGCGTCGACTGGGACAAGATGTGGGACCGCTACGCCGCCCTCCTGCCCTATGCGGCGAACCGCTATGACCTGACCTATGTGATCGGCGAGATGATCGGCGAGCTGGCCTGTTCGCACACCTACACGGGGGGCGGAGAGTATGCGGAGATCCCGCGCGGGAAAGTCGGGCTGCTGGGTGCGGATTTCGCCGTCGACAAAATCTCGAACCGCTACCGGATCGCGCGGATCTTCCGCGGGGAGAATTTCGACGACGACCTGCGCTCACCGCTGACGGAACCGGGGGTCAACATCCGGGAAGGGGAGTATCTTTTGGCGATCGACGGCCGGGAACTGACGGCGGACATCGACCCCTACCAGCTGACCGAGAACAGCCTGGGCCAGCGGGTCACGCTGACGGTCAACAGCCGTCCGACGCGCGCGGGGGCCCGCGACGTGCAGGTGAAACCGATCGCATCGGAGGGCGCGCTGCGCTACTTCGCCTGGGTCGAAGACAACCGTCGGTACGTCGATTCGGTCTCCGGCGGCCGGGTCGGATACCTGCACATTCCCGACATGGATTCCTACGGGCTGTACCGGTTCACGAAGATGTTCTACTACCAGATGCGCAAGCCGGGGCTGATTATCGACGAGCGCTGGAACGGCGGCGGGTTCGTCTCGGGGTTGATTCTCGAGCGGCTCCGCCGGACGCTGGCGGCGGCGGGCAAAGGCCGCTACGGCAGCAACTGGCCCGATCCGGGCGACGCGGTGCACGCCCACATGGTCATGCTCATGAATGAATTCTCCTGCTCCGACGGGGACTACTTCCCGTATTTCTTCCGCGAGTACAAACTCGGCCCGCTCATGGGCAAGCGGACCTGGGGAGGCGTGATCGGGATTGACGGATTCAACCGTCTGATCGACGGCGGCTACTTCACGGTGCCCGGGTTCGGCATCTACAATCTCCAGGGAGAGTGGGTGATGGAGAATGTCGGGGTGACCCCGGATGTCGAGGTCGACAACCTCCCCGAGCGGCTGGTCGCGGGGTACGACGATCAGCTCGACCGGGCGATCGAGAATGTTCTCCAGCGGCTGCAAGAGGATCCCAAGACGATCCCGGCGGTCAAGGGTTCGCCGACGCCGCGCTGA
- a CDS encoding DMT family transporter: protein MIDMPANYLGPALSLLTAIAWACAVILFKKSGETVHPIGLNLFKVLLAALLFVPTIGLSRETFFRSVPAGDYLLVLGSGALGIGIADTIFFFSLNAIGAGRFAVVDCLYSPFVIALSMLFLAERLALPQLAGVAMIISGVVSVTGESHADLPRARLVKGVLLGALAVACTATSLVAVKPLLERSPLLWVTEMRMIGGAAVLLVVLAFHPRRREIVRSVLSVHRWAYTLSGSFMGAYVSTLLWLAGMKLTQASIAAALNQTSNVFMFIFAALFLGERVTPMRTLGIILGVGGAFLVMFGR, encoded by the coding sequence ATGATCGACATGCCGGCCAACTATCTCGGTCCCGCCCTCTCGCTTCTCACCGCGATCGCCTGGGCCTGCGCCGTCATCCTGTTCAAGAAGAGCGGCGAGACCGTCCACCCCATCGGACTCAATCTGTTCAAAGTCCTCCTGGCCGCCCTCCTGTTCGTCCCCACCATCGGGCTCTCCCGGGAGACCTTCTTTCGCTCCGTTCCGGCGGGGGATTACCTGCTGGTGCTCGGCTCCGGGGCACTCGGCATCGGGATCGCCGACACGATCTTCTTCTTCAGCCTCAACGCCATCGGCGCCGGCCGTTTCGCCGTCGTCGACTGCCTCTACAGTCCCTTCGTCATCGCCCTGTCCATGCTCTTTCTCGCCGAGCGTCTGGCGCTGCCGCAGCTCGCCGGCGTCGCCATGATCATTTCCGGGGTCGTCAGCGTGACGGGGGAGTCGCACGCCGATCTTCCCCGCGCCCGTCTCGTGAAAGGAGTGCTTCTGGGGGCCTTGGCGGTGGCCTGCACGGCCACCAGCCTGGTCGCGGTCAAGCCGCTGCTGGAGCGCTCGCCGTTGTTGTGGGTCACCGAGATGCGCATGATCGGCGGTGCGGCCGTGCTGCTGGTCGTCCTGGCTTTCCACCCGCGCCGCCGCGAGATCGTCCGTTCCGTGCTCTCCGTCCACCGCTGGGCGTACACGTTATCGGGCTCGTTCATGGGCGCTTACGTCTCCACCCTCCTCTGGCTGGCCGGCATGAAACTGACGCAGGCCTCGATCGCCGCCGCCCTCAATCAGACGTCCAACGTCTTCATGTTCATCTTTGCCGCCCTCTTCCTCGGCGAGCGAGTGACCCCGATGCGCACGCTCGGCATCATCCTCGGCGTGGGCGGCGCGTTTCTCGTCATGTTCGGCCGGTGA
- a CDS encoding PBP1A family penicillin-binding protein, with product MKSPDQKKFRRDRLRTMLVGLVALALLLLAVAAYKTYRVYQSDLPSFEQLHNIEPSLKTKIYDRNGILIQEFFSENRALTPFDQMPPDLVNMLLASEDRKFYDHWGIDVRRVLVVAFSNLLSWDIKAGASTITQQLARMLFLNREQTFDRKFKEALTAVKLERTYSKQEILEMYLNQYYFGSGAYGVAAAAHNFFGKNVAELTISDDAVLIGMLKAPNSNSPFRYPDRALKARNRVLYSYYTYGGLNRAQYDSLKDEPLVVTPPSENVGDAPYFTEEIRQYIFDRYGESMLYSGGLKVFTSLDVGLQRAAEAAVARKVDSLRARIERMYTLGNPDYTELLPDTVDAQGRPIRAYKHVQGAFVAIDNATGDVLALVGGRSFEATKYNRATQGRLQPGSAFKPFVYTAAVDNGFRTSDLIDDLPIVLDIPGASQWRPHNFDDKFMGPITLRDGIRLSRNLVAIRLLLRIKPEQAIFYARRMGITTPLQANPSLALGTSEVIPIELVSAFSVFPNKGIHIPYRMIHKIVDRYGSVIEDNTAIQKEEVLSEQTSYIMVNLMQSVVDAGTGRGVRSRGFTRPAAGKTGTSNNFCDNWFIGFTPQITAGAWVGFDVKTSLGRSQDGAKNGVPIWTEFMMAAHDTLPILDFEEPEGIVHADVCLESGELATDRCTDVRTEIFTADSQPTQRCRLHPSSGRYSAGAAARRPAAPDVDTSEDRTHF from the coding sequence ATGAAATCGCCCGATCAAAAGAAGTTCCGCCGCGATCGCCTCCGCACCATGCTGGTCGGCCTGGTTGCCCTGGCCCTCCTGCTCTTGGCGGTCGCCGCCTACAAGACCTACCGCGTCTACCAATCCGATCTCCCCTCGTTCGAGCAGCTCCACAACATCGAACCGAGCCTGAAAACCAAGATCTATGACCGCAACGGAATCCTCATTCAGGAGTTCTTCAGTGAAAACCGCGCCCTGACCCCCTTTGACCAGATGCCTCCCGACCTGGTCAACATGCTCCTGGCCTCGGAGGACCGGAAGTTCTATGACCACTGGGGGATCGATGTGCGCCGCGTCCTCGTGGTCGCCTTCTCCAACCTTCTGAGCTGGGACATCAAGGCCGGCGCTTCGACCATCACCCAGCAGCTCGCCCGGATGCTCTTCCTCAACCGCGAGCAGACGTTCGACCGCAAGTTCAAGGAGGCCCTCACCGCCGTCAAACTCGAGCGGACCTATTCCAAGCAGGAAATCCTCGAGATGTACCTGAACCAGTACTATTTCGGCAGCGGCGCCTACGGTGTCGCCGCCGCCGCCCACAATTTCTTCGGAAAGAACGTGGCGGAGCTGACGATCAGCGACGACGCGGTGCTGATCGGCATGCTCAAGGCTCCCAACAGCAACTCCCCCTTCCGGTATCCCGACCGGGCCCTCAAAGCCCGCAACCGCGTCCTCTATTCCTACTACACGTACGGCGGATTGAACCGGGCCCAGTACGATTCGCTCAAGGACGAGCCGCTCGTTGTCACCCCGCCCTCGGAAAACGTCGGCGACGCCCCCTATTTCACCGAGGAAATCCGCCAGTACATCTTTGACCGCTACGGTGAGTCGATGCTCTATTCCGGGGGGCTGAAGGTGTTCACGTCGCTCGACGTCGGTCTGCAGCGCGCGGCCGAGGCGGCCGTGGCCCGAAAGGTGGATTCGCTCCGCGCCCGGATCGAACGGATGTATACGCTGGGCAATCCCGACTACACCGAGCTGCTTCCCGACACGGTCGACGCCCAGGGGCGCCCCATCCGCGCCTACAAGCACGTGCAGGGGGCCTTTGTCGCCATCGACAACGCCACCGGCGACGTTCTCGCGCTGGTGGGCGGGCGGTCGTTCGAGGCGACCAAATACAACCGGGCCACGCAGGGCCGGCTTCAGCCCGGCTCGGCCTTCAAACCGTTCGTCTACACGGCGGCCGTCGACAACGGTTTCCGCACCTCCGACCTGATCGACGATCTCCCCATCGTCCTGGACATCCCCGGCGCCAGCCAGTGGCGGCCGCACAATTTCGATGACAAGTTCATGGGGCCGATCACGCTCCGCGACGGCATCCGGCTCTCCCGCAACCTCGTCGCTATCCGCCTCCTTCTCCGGATCAAACCGGAGCAGGCCATCTTCTACGCCCGCCGGATGGGCATCACCACCCCGCTCCAGGCGAACCCCTCCCTCGCCCTCGGCACGAGCGAGGTGATTCCCATCGAGCTGGTGTCCGCCTTTTCGGTCTTTCCGAACAAGGGGATCCACATCCCCTACCGGATGATCCACAAGATTGTCGACCGCTACGGCAGCGTCATCGAGGACAACACGGCGATCCAGAAGGAGGAAGTGCTTTCGGAGCAGACCTCCTATATAATGGTGAACTTGATGCAGTCGGTGGTCGACGCGGGCACGGGGCGCGGGGTCCGTTCGCGCGGTTTCACCCGCCCGGCCGCGGGCAAGACCGGGACCTCGAACAATTTCTGCGACAACTGGTTCATCGGGTTCACGCCCCAGATCACGGCCGGCGCCTGGGTCGGTTTCGACGTCAAAACCTCGCTTGGCCGCAGCCAGGACGGCGCCAAGAACGGCGTTCCGATCTGGACGGAGTTCATGATGGCCGCCCACGACACCCTCCCCATCCTTGATTTCGAGGAGCCGGAGGGGATCGTACACGCCGACGTCTGCCTCGAATCCGGCGAGCTGGCCACCGACCGCTGCACCGACGTGCGGACCGAGATATTCACGGCCGACAGCCAGCCCACGCAGCGCTGCCGCCTGCACCCGTCATCCGGCCGCTACTCCGCAGGCGCGGCGGCCCGCCGCCCGGCCGCGCCGGATGTCGACACGAGCGAGGACCGGACACATTTCTGA